A genomic region of Candidatus Eisenbacteria bacterium contains the following coding sequences:
- a CDS encoding YcxB family protein, whose product MPTFTFDQQQDDVCDATRAMISIQPGARVAGAMLLLLPLLGLVSALMLHWKAGAAVRTLLPVAVGAWGMLFVGRPLSCWWMARSAQRAAEAAGPRRTVIVDDAGVELQTPGGSGRLRWNEVARVDETRRLFLFHVSPGRAVMLPKRVMSETEAEGIRGIVRQRTSG is encoded by the coding sequence ATGCCCACCTTCACATTCGACCAGCAGCAGGACGACGTCTGCGACGCCACCCGCGCCATGATCAGCATTCAGCCCGGCGCGCGCGTGGCGGGAGCCATGCTCCTCCTGCTGCCGCTGCTGGGATTGGTGTCGGCGCTGATGTTGCACTGGAAGGCGGGGGCCGCAGTCCGGACCCTGCTGCCGGTCGCCGTCGGCGCCTGGGGGATGCTGTTCGTGGGACGGCCCCTCTCCTGCTGGTGGATGGCCCGGAGCGCGCAGCGCGCCGCCGAGGCCGCCGGACCGCGCCGAACGGTGATCGTGGACGACGCGGGCGTGGAATTGCAGACTCCGGGAGGCTCGGGGCGCCTGCGCTGGAACGAGGTGGCACGGGTGGATGAGACGCGGCGGTTGTTCCTCTTCCACGTCAGCCCGGGAAGGGCGGTGATGCTGCCGAAGCGTGTGATGTCCGAAACGGAGGCGGAGGGGATCCGGGGGATCGTGCGGCAGCGAACCTCCGGCTGA